A stretch of the Pygocentrus nattereri isolate fPygNat1 chromosome 29, fPygNat1.pri, whole genome shotgun sequence genome encodes the following:
- the LOC108414620 gene encoding charged multivesicular body protein 4c: protein MSVFGKLFGSGGKGGKGPTPQEAIQKLRETEAMLTKKQEFLEQKIEAELLTAKKNGTKNKRAALQALKRKKRYEKQLAQIDGTLSTIEFQREALENANTNTEVLKNMGFAAKAMKNAHQNMDIDKVDDLMQDITEQQELAQEISDAISRPVGFGEEFDEDELLAELEELEQEELDNTLLEIGGTENVPLPSVPSTSLPSKPAKKRVEEDEDEMEELKAWAL, encoded by the exons ATGTCTGTGTTTGGGAAACTGTTCGGCAGCGGTGGTAAAGGGGGCAAAGGCCCGACCCCGCAAGAAGCGATCCAGAAACTCCGAGAGACGGAGGCGATGTTAACGAAGAAGCAGGAGTTTCTGGAGCAGAAGATTGAGGCGGAACTGCTGACGGCGAAGAAAAACGGCACGAAAAACAAACGAG CTGCCCTGCAGGCCCTGAAGAGGAAGAAACGTTATGAGAAGCAGCTAGCGCAGATTGATGGCACTCTATCTACCATCGAGTTTCAGCGAGAAGCTTTGGAGAATGCCAACACGAACACAGAGGTGCTCAAGAACATGGGCTTTGCCGCCAAGGCCATGAAGAATGCTCATCAGAACAT GGACATAGACAAAGTAGATGACCTCATGCAAGACATTACAGAACAGCAGGAACTGGCACAGGAAATTTCAGATGCTATTTCAAGACCTGTTGGCTTTGGAGAAGAGTTTGATGAG GATGAATTGCTGGCTGAGCTGGAGGAATTGGAACAGGAGGAACTGGATAATACTCTGCTGGAAATTGGTGGCACAGAGAATGTCCCGCTGCCCAGCGTGCCTTCAACCTCATTACCCTCCAAACCAG CCAAGAAGAGAGTGgaagaggatgaggatgagATGGAAGAGCTGAAGGCTTGGGCGTTGTGA
- the LOC108432158 gene encoding rhamnose-binding lectin-like isoform X2, with translation MRHATFSEVIEWISKAWASVKTESILLGFRKAGIIANVTDDESDKSDEEEEAALRPPPELAELFISDTEDEEFNGFDDLGCDGKIACEFKTDTIGSPDPCVGTYKYYNTTYNCIQARVSMTCEGSFSTLACGNDVIQIVSADYGRTDVEICSNGQPSSLIENTDCHAPDTLTSVVEGCNEKRSCILEASNAIFTDPCVGTYKYLAVSYFCRPTQTSVTCEGSTAVLACEVGLLKIHIANYGRTDSTTCSLGRPFGQITKTDCFATTSLSEVATRCKDRSNCTVPATNTVFTDPCVGTYKYLSIVYSCVVNDFLFSL, from the exons ATGCGCCACGCTACGTTCTCGGAAGTCATTGAATGGATCAGCAAAGCATGGGCTTCCGTGAAAACCGAAAGCATCCTGCTGGGATTCAGAAAGGCTGGAATAATTGCAAATGTAACTGACGACGAGTCTGACAAAAGCGACGAAGAAGAGGAAGCGGCGCTTCGTCCACCTCCAGAGTTAGCGGAGTTGTTCATAAGTGACACTGAGGATGAAGAGTTCAATGGATTTGATGATTTGGG GTGTGATGGGAAGATCGCTTGTGAGTTTAAGACGGACACGATAGGCAGCCCTGACCCATGTGTCGGAACTTACAAATACTACAACACCACTTACAATTGTATCCAAGCAC GTGTCAGTATGACATGTGAGGGCAGTTTCAGCACACTGGCCTGTG GAAATGATGTGATTCAGATCGTCAGTGCTGACTATGGCCGCACTGATGTGGAAATCTGTTCAAACGGACAACCCAGCAGCTTGATAGAGAACACAGACTGTCATGCTCCTGACACGCTTACTAGTGTGGTTGAAGG GTGCAATGAAAAGAGAAGTTGCATTCTGGAAGCTTCAAATGCCATCTTCACCGATCCTTGTGTTGGGACTTACAAGTATCTGGCCGTCTCCTATTTCTGTCGACCTACTC AGACCAGTGTGACTTGTGAAGGCAGTACTGCTGTGCTGGCATGTg AAGTTGGGCTCCTAAAAATCCATATTGCTAACTATGGACGAACTGATTCCACTACGTGCTCTTTGGGACGACCCTTTGGTCAGATCACCAAAACAGACTGCTTCGCAACCACTTCTTTATCTGAAGTTGCAACAAG ATGTAAAGATAGGAGCAACTGCACAGTTCCTGCCACAAACACTGTCTTCACTGACCCCTGTGTGGGCACCTATAAGTACCTGAGCATTGTATATTCCTGTGTGGTTAATGACTTTCTCTTCTCACTTTGA
- the LOC108432158 gene encoding rhamnose-binding lectin-like isoform X1: protein MFFLKMSLLSLLIAAPGLVTSTENVITCDGNVQRLSCDIGLISVQSAVYGRTARSVCSAGRPPSQIQNTRCISSIPLIFERCDGKIACEFKTDTIGSPDPCVGTYKYYNTTYNCIQARVSMTCEGSFSTLACGNDVIQIVSADYGRTDVEICSNGQPSSLIENTDCHAPDTLTSVVEGCNEKRSCILEASNAIFTDPCVGTYKYLAVSYFCRPTQTSVTCEGSTAVLACEVGLLKIHIANYGRTDSTTCSLGRPFGQITKTDCFATTSLSEVATRCKDRSNCTVPATNTVFTDPCVGTYKYLSIVYSCVVNDFLFSL from the exons ATGTTCTTCCTGAAGATGTCTCTGCTCAGCT TGCTAATTGCAGCTCCTGGCTTGGTCACTTCTACAG AGAATGTGATCACTTGTGATGGCAATGTCCAGCGCCTCAGTTGTG ACATCGGACTGATAAGCGTACAGTCGGCTGTATACGGCCGAACAGCCAGAAGTGTCTGTAGTGCTGGTCGCCCTCCTTCTCAGATCCAGAACACTAGGTGCATCTCGAGTATTCCCCTCATCTTTGAGAG GTGTGATGGGAAGATCGCTTGTGAGTTTAAGACGGACACGATAGGCAGCCCTGACCCATGTGTCGGAACTTACAAATACTACAACACCACTTACAATTGTATCCAAGCAC GTGTCAGTATGACATGTGAGGGCAGTTTCAGCACACTGGCCTGTG GAAATGATGTGATTCAGATCGTCAGTGCTGACTATGGCCGCACTGATGTGGAAATCTGTTCAAACGGACAACCCAGCAGCTTGATAGAGAACACAGACTGTCATGCTCCTGACACGCTTACTAGTGTGGTTGAAGG GTGCAATGAAAAGAGAAGTTGCATTCTGGAAGCTTCAAATGCCATCTTCACCGATCCTTGTGTTGGGACTTACAAGTATCTGGCCGTCTCCTATTTCTGTCGACCTACTC AGACCAGTGTGACTTGTGAAGGCAGTACTGCTGTGCTGGCATGTg AAGTTGGGCTCCTAAAAATCCATATTGCTAACTATGGACGAACTGATTCCACTACGTGCTCTTTGGGACGACCCTTTGGTCAGATCACCAAAACAGACTGCTTCGCAACCACTTCTTTATCTGAAGTTGCAACAAG ATGTAAAGATAGGAGCAACTGCACAGTTCCTGCCACAAACACTGTCTTCACTGACCCCTGTGTGGGCACCTATAAGTACCTGAGCATTGTATATTCCTGTGTGGTTAATGACTTTCTCTTCTCACTTTGA